The proteins below come from a single Corylus avellana chromosome ca3, CavTom2PMs-1.0 genomic window:
- the LOC132174300 gene encoding uncharacterized protein LOC132174300, giving the protein MLDANRDVGGREPRHGRDDGPRDDPRPPRDQGVVGEIHTIAGGIAGGGQSNSARKAHARKTQTEEVFTVQRPSKVAKKDSVILSFSEEDAKGVMPPHDDPLVVTVTVANHMIHRILVDNGSSADILYWPIFKQMGIDRDRITPFSSPLVGFAGEQVQPIALISLPVTAGTAPKQKTVMVDFLVIDRPGACNAIIGRPALNKLKRVSDPTPIVIGTVGGNNRNDPKGEPAEPLEDVVVSGDKTLKIGTQLSPRIQDDLIIFFRRNLEVFVWTLEDMSDIDPDDILHQLNVDPSVKPVKQKRRKFAPERNVVIAEEVEKLLKACFIEEVYYPDWLAIVELVKKSNGK; this is encoded by the exons ATGTTGGATGCCAACCGAGACGTAGGAGGACGAGAGCCGAGACATGGTCGGGATGATGGTCCCAGAGACGATCCGAGGCCCCCTCGGGATCAAGGAGTGGTAGGAGAAATCCATACTATTGCCGGAGGAATAGCCGGTGGAGGACAGTCTAATTCGGCCAGGAAAGCCCATGCTAGGAAGACACAGACCGAGGAAGTCTTTACAGTGCAAAGACCGTCCAAAGTTGCAAAAAAGGATTCAGTGATCCTTTCTTTCTCTGAAGAAGACGCTAAGGGGGTAATGCCGCCCCATGATGATCCGCTAGTCGTAACAGTGACAGTGGCCAACCATATGATCCACAGAAttttggtggacaatggaagctcggcCGATATACTGTACtggccaatttttaaacaaatgggtatcgatcgtgataggatcacaCCATTTAGCTCTCCCTTGGTTGGATTTGCAGGAGAGCAGGTCCAGCCGATTGCTCTTATTTCACTCCCTGTAACGGCAGGGACAGCACCTAAGCAGAAAACTGTGATGGTAGATTTTCTGGTTATTGACCGACCAGGTGCCTGCAATGCCATTATTGGTAGACCTGCTTTGAATAAGTTAAAG AGGGTCTCGGATCCGACTCCTATTGTAATTGGTACAGTAGGTGGGAATAATAGGAATGACCCTAAGGGAGAGCCAGCTGAACCTCTGGAGGATGTGGTAGTAAGTGGAGAcaagactttgaagattgggaCGCAGCTCAGTCCCAGAATCCAAGACGACCTCATCATCTTCTTTAGAAGGAATTTAGAAGTTTTTGTGTGGACTCTTGAAGATATGTCGGACATTGATCCAGACGACATTCTCCACCAGCTAAATGTGGATCCAAGTGTGAAACCAgtgaagcaaaaaagaagaaagttcgcCCCTGAACGAAATGTGGTCATAGCAGAAGAAGTGGAGAAACTTCTCAAGGCTTGTTTCATCGAAGAAGTATATTATCCCGATTGGTTAGCCATTGTAGAATTGGTCAAAAAGTCCAATGGGAAGTGA